Within Xiphophorus hellerii strain 12219 chromosome 10, Xiphophorus_hellerii-4.1, whole genome shotgun sequence, the genomic segment CATTTCTTGCCAGACTACGGCTCTAGCCAGTCTGCCATTGATAAAACACATCGGActaacaccagcagatgacatgatGTCTCAAATCATCACTGACTGTTAAAGCATATTAGATTCTGTTTGCcacaatttttttctctctaagcTCTGGGAAATTTTTTTCCCTGGTAGAATGCAAAACGTCTTTcatctgaaaagttatttttggacCATGGAGCAGTAGTTCTGGTCATTCAATCCTCGGCCTGGTTAAGATGCTTTTGATGAAGTCTCTGGGTCAGAAGTGGCTTAAACCAAGGAATATAATCGTTATGGTCCATGTCCAGGATATGTCTACATATGGAGACTCTTGAAACTCTGAATCTAGGCACAGGCTGTGCCATGTGAATCTCCCCCAAATTCTTGTCTTGAATGGGTTTTGTTTCACCACCCTCTCAAGGCTACAGTTATGCGCCTATTTCTCtaccacattttttccttcccctCAGGTTTCTGTTAATAGACTTGGATTTAGCCCTCTGAACAACCAGCTTCTCTTGCAATAGCGTTTGTCGGGTACCTGCCTTGCGGAGGGTGTAATGAACCATATGGAGgacaactgtcaagtcagcagtcttccgCTTCCAGGGCTTCTGGTTGTAATGGATCTCAAATGCAGAGACGACGTAGACGGGATCGTGGTGCTATAAAGATTTAATAACAGATTTAGAAACCAGGCTGAATGCAACAGGAGACTGGGGCAACAGATGATCTCATGCTGATTGATAAAACTCAGAGCTATTTCTGCTGGGGAGGCTGATGATTACTGAAGTATAACACAAGTGAGAGACAGCTGCAGGAGTACAGATAACTGATGCTCTGAGAAGAAGGTACTAGCAGAACAAGAGTAGACACTAAAAATAACCGGAAATGTAGAACAAGGGAAAATACTAACATACATAAGTCCACAAATAGAGGAAAACCCTAAACTAAAGTCATACAGATCCACAACAAACAGATTGTGAATACCGCATGAGTGTAAAGGTAACATAccgattttttttaaaatgaatattttaaaaatttgtctCATGTAATGTTTTCTGAGAATCACATTTTGTAAACTGTAAACTAGtatcaaataaaacagaaaaaagctcaaaatgtATCATTCTGTCTATAAAGAATCCACATATTTGAGTTTAACttcttaattaaatattctGCTTGAGCTTAATCTGAAGTGGGGTTTGTGTAGTTACTGTACAGTCAAAAATATATCCACTCAATCTATGTGTCCATTGCTTCCTCTGCCTGCAGAATGACTGGGGTGGCCAGAGGACTCTGCAGCGGAAGTGGACCACCTTCCTGAAGGCCAGAATGGTGTGTTCAGTCCCAGAGTATGAGCTTCACCTCAATATCCTGCGTGATGTGTTTGTCCTGCAGGGGAGAGACGTGCAAAGCAGCATCTTTTATGGCGTTTTTGGCTTGGAATGGTaagagtatatatatatgtgtgtgtgtgtgggggtgcgtgtgggtgtgtgtgtaagttCAAATAATAGAAAGTGGGACAGTCCTACTGTTTGAATAAAGAAGGAACTGGAATAGTTTATTTTGTCTGTTGGGAAATGTTTCACTTGTCAAATCAATAAGAGCTGAATATAAAAAGGTACCACATACATTAATATGATATAATTAGTTTCCAAATTAGTTTTGGATAAAAGCAATAAATggtgcaaattaaaaaaaaaaggatttatgaactgaaaaacagcccaaaattatttacaatgaAATGGCTGTGGAAATTCTTTATTTCTActcttttttacttttccttcttCCTACAATGTACATCAGCTCAAGCGTGGAAGAATGACTAAGCCCCTGAGCCATACTGGTCACCAGTTGTGAGGCTTGAAGACTCAGGTTTCACTTGGTTCTCATTTTTCTCAGGTGAATGCTTTGATGACTGACGTGGGGACACAATGGATTTAAGAATCTGACGCACACCCTTTATTTCCCTCTCTTACCCCCTCAGTTTACTAATCTCACCTTTAGGGCACCAGAGTAGGAGCCACCTGGTTTGTGATTACCAGTTTCTGATCTTGTCTTTTCACAGGTTTGggacaaaaaaacagatcagtTCTGCTTATGACTCAGAGGGAGGgagttattttagttttgcaaaTTTGGTGAAGAGAACCAATGGTTATTCTTGGTGTGGATGATGGGACTAGATACTGATAACAAACTGGGAAACCTGCATCTGCTGTCTATTTTCTTAAAAGATTAGGCCTTTCATCCTGGCTGCAAGTTTCTGGATAAATTCCTACTTCCTACTGATCTTTGACTTGTCACTGATGATCTGTACTCTGTCTGAAAATGGATCTCGGCGGCAGCTTCTTCTTAGATCTGTCTGCATCATCAATCCTAACGGGTGTCTTCTGGACATGTCTTTGGGGTGTTGGATTATATTTCAGGAAGAATATCAAAGCATCCGCCATCTGCCAATACACTTTCTCAGATGTGCGCAGAGTGTTTGAAGGACCATACATGGAGGTGCAGGATTCGAAGTGGAGGGAATATACAGGAAAGGTTCCGGAGCCAAGACCTGGTTCAGTAAGTTTCATCTCTTACTTCTCTGAACTCTGAAAGATTTTATCAACCTTTAATAGGTAAAACACTTGGATTATGGTTTTCCCTACAGTGTATAACAGACGTACACAGGTCCCAGGGCATAAACTCCTCTCGAGACCTCCCAGACAGCGTGCTCACATTCGCCAGGAGGCACCCCCTGATGGCTAAGCAGGTTCACCCAGTAGACCTGCGGCCACTTATGTTCAAGAGGAGCGTCAACTACGTCAAGATCGCCGTGCACAAGGAGCCGGCGCTGGATGAAAACCTTTACACTGTCTTGTTTCTGGGAACAGGTGAAGTTCAGTCAACTCCCAACAGTGACTGTTTCTAATCTTCATCAGCTTAGTGTAATACGTGTGTGTCTTGTCTTGTAGATGATGGGTGGTTGCACAGAGCTGTGCAAGTCGGTGGAGAGATGCATATCatagaggagctgcagatatTTGCCAAACCACAGCCAATAGAGAGCATGGTGATATCTGCAGTACAGGTATTTACAGATTCAGTGCCATGAGTCATCcctcttgtttttctctcaagTTGTCAAAATTTATTTTGGCATTTAAAAGCAATTATGATCTGCTGTTGCATAAGGCTTTCTGAGGATCTTTTTAAAGATCTTCTAACTGTGCATTGCACTGTTGTCATTGTATAGGCACAACAGCTGTCAAGTCAAGCCAAAGTTGAAGCAATTTAGTTCatcaactgtttttttctttttttgggttTGACAGAGAAGCATCTACATCAGCTCCCACTCTGGCGTGATCCAGGTACCAATGTCCACCTGTACGAGATACACTTCCTGTTATGACTGCGTATTTGCCAGAGACCCATTCTGCGGCTGGGATGGGAGAGTGTGCGTGGAAATATCGTCACGTTCACAGAGGTGAGGCAAGCACCTACAGATGCACAGCGTTTTTTCATAGAGGTGGATACAGAAAACAGAGATCAcactcatgaaaaaaaaacagattataaaTCTACCGCCTTTATTTTCTATACACCATTTACATTTCCACCAACTCTTTTCAGTTTTCAATATAAACTGAAAAAGCATCAATATATGGTTAAATCATATTCACTGAGCTTATTAACAGATTTACAACATTTACAGTGCTTTGGTCTGGATGTCACCGTATGTCCTCCCTCTGTCCCAACAGCAATATCAAAGCATGATTAATCATTTATACAGCCTCTTCTCGTCCAAGGCAGTTTCTGTGAAAACAGGTCTAAGACACTGTGCCTGGCCTGGATTATGTTTTTTATCACTTCTGTGAAACTCAGCAGGAGCTTcagcagaaaaaagttttgacaGTTTGGATGGATCATGAGCCTGAATGCAGTAGGCGGAGCATGTAATTAGGAATAATATATAATTAGTTTTAGAAATTCAAAACTCGAACAGTAATTAGTTCAAATCTGTTTGATGTTGTAtatcacttatttatttttggggatttttttacatttatgtttcaaaataatatttccatGTGGGCCTTAGTATAGGGAGCTTGTTGAAGGCAGACACGGCCATTTGTCACACTATGTTTATGGGGATCTCTGTAAGTGTAACCTCAGTTGTTTTGATGTTACAGTATCAAATACCTGTGGATCAGCCACATATACCTTCCTTCTATCATCAATAGCCACTTATCCATGCAGAGGTGTGAGGGGTGAGTGCTATGTGGGGGCTGGTGCCTACCTCCAACAACCATTAGACGAAGACAAGCAAACATGCAGATGCACAATTTAGAGCAGGGCAATTTGGAGGAACCAATTAACCCAACAGCCAGGTTTTTCGACTGTGAGAAGTAGCCAGAGTAtccagagagaacccatgcatgcaggGGGAGAACGTGTAAACCGCTGTTCCACCGTGCAGCCAGCCATAAACCAGCAAAATCACAAAGTGTAAAGCcgtccaaaacaaacacatacagTGTGCTCAGTCCTCCATTTGGGACTGTCTCTCCTCATTCACTCTGCATCAGTGAGCAGCAGACATCTTAATCTCTATTACTGCAGCAAACACTTCTGCCACTTCTGTGAATTTGTTATACTCATCATGGCTGCTGGGGgaaaaatgcaacacaaagagcagaataataaagaaacatcTTACATATCATAATGTACACATCTGATATATAAAACCAATCTTTTACAAAGAGTATGGAACAGCCTGTTCTTTGGTGTTGGAGAGCAGATATAGTGCTGGAAGAGATTTGCTCACCCACTATTCATTAAAGCAAGCAAAGCGTCCAAGTGCGGAGGCTCCCTCTGCCAGTAGATTGCAGTGAGCTCAAGCAAtgcaaaatgttctgcagcatGAAAATACTTGCAAAATATTGCTGTTGGACATGTGGTTTAGATAAGTCtgaatttaaagaaatcatctGCTATGTAGGATCTTCATCATGGACAAAAGTTTAATAGTGACTGACTGGTAGCAGCGTATTTTGTATGTTGCAAACTatcactgctttaaaaaaataacatattaacTAATTGGAAACAATTTTCTAATATgtgagttgtttttgtttttttcccctttttttttacaagaaaaaacattcttattttCCTCTGGTACAACAGGTTTAGCTAGCTACTCTTTACAGTAGAATGCTATAAAATTGATGTACTCTTGTAATTTATAAAGAACCTCCTGAGAAGGTTCTCAAATTTTATCAAGTCCCAAGCACAaacttctaaatatttttctttagattttatttcatggAGCAACTTAAAGTAGTGAATAAGTGTGAATGGGAAATACTGTCTTTAACTTCCTATCGTTGCTTATTTCTACCAAGCAACCTATTTGGGAACATTTCTTAAAATCTCATTAAGTCTATTCCATTCTAATATGGctaaatgcatatttttctaaaaccttttctttttaggtCAAACTTAACGCAGGACATCTCTAGAGGAACCAGAGGCTGTAAAGAGAATCCAGGAAATGGTATGTcttacaacacacacacacacacacacccttgcAATTATTATAAATCCATTATTCAACAGCCCCGACtcctttaagttttaaaaagttcaatacTTAATTTGCCTCCCGCCCTTCTTTGATGAGTTTCCCTAAATTTTTTCACACTCAGATTAAGGGGTTAAAAGAGTCCTTCTTATTCTGCCTGAAAAAGCCCAAGCTGTTAGCATTTGTGGAGGGATTTCATTAGGTGCATGTTCCTCACCCATCCCCCAGGTCCCAGCATACACATTTTAATCAGCTCCTCTCTTGCTGGAGGTCAGgcggtcctgctgctgcacTGCAGGGCTCGCTACATTTAAAGAAGCATGTGAGATGTGATAGAAAGTGATGCCTTAACTCCACTTGCGCTTTTAAAACGTGCAACCTCTGTGACCTGACATCTTGTTCGATGTTCGTCTCTGTCCCCCTTGCTGTCCTTTTCTTTTACTCAGTGATCCATCGGAGACGGGCTGTGATGTCGGGGGACGATGTGTTGCTCCAGTGTGAGCTTCGCTCCAACCTGGCAACTCCACGCTGGACGCTAAATGGCAAGGAGCTCCAGGGATACGGGTTGAACACAGGTTACCGCGTTGGGACGGACGGGCTCCTTATAATAGGTGCTCGCACCCAGCAAGGTGGCTCGTATCGCTGCTTTGCAGTGGAGAACGGAGTCTCAGTGCTGGTTTATCTTTACACAGTGAAGGTTCACACAGATCCATACTTCCCAGTGGAGCCCACCGACTCCACAGAACCCACTACTGTCTCCAGCCCGGTGGTTTTCTCCACCGCCAGCCCCACTGAGCAGCCTCTGCCCTCACCACCAGCACCGCTCCCTCCAGGAGCCAATTTCCAGACCTACAGACACATGGAGGCCATCTACATATCTTTGGTGGCGGTTCTGGGAGGGCTTTGCTTAGTGTTAACCGTGGTGCTACTTTACGTAAGCTTCTGCACCAGACGGGCAAGTCGGAGTCGGAAGTTCTCCCATCAGAACCTCCATGTTCTTGGGGCCTCGGATAGAAAGAGGAGCTCCCACCTGGAGCTCAAAACCATCTCCAGCCACTGCAACGGACGCCAGGGTCGGCGCTCCATCTCGGTGCCGACCTTTGGGGACTTTAACGACAGCTTCCTGCAGATAATTCCTTGCGACGACCAGATGTCTCCGGCCAAAACGCCGCCGCCAGCTCCCCCTCTTCCCAATCCGCCTCCGCTTCCGAACATGGACTACGCCAATGGGCTGTCGGCCACGCTGCCCAGCGTGCTGAGGAAGATGAACGGAAATAGCTACGTGCTGCTGAGGCAGGCCGACCCCGAGGGCATGTCACCGCTCTATCACTCATTCACGGAGGAGCTCAACCGGATCCTGgagcagaggaaacacacacagctggacATGCATCCCGATGAGAGCTCCATCTAGGATGCTCCGGTCAATATGTTTGTccaacttatttatttttaacccaaCGGAGAGGTTCGGTTGTGGGAAAAGCTGAAATTTTGCCATTGCTCTCCAGGGTGTAGGACTTGTTGCAGCTTGATTCAAAACATGGAAACTCCTGCATCTGGAGGGCGTCCATGAGCTCATGGACCAAAAGAACCAGAGTGACTGAAACAAGCTTAGCAGCTGTGAAGAATTTGCACTAATATAAAGCAAATGGGAGCGGGACGATGTCACCTCATTAAACTCTGTGGAGGTTTAGGGACGATGGGAGTTGCATTGCAATGAATCActggacttttttcttttaaacatttgagGTTTTTGAGAAGTTTAAACATTGTGTATTATTTATTATGAGTAGCACCAAGAGATACTCTTCTCCATATGgatgtttagaaaaataatgtttttgctaGCATTACTAAGTTTGAATCCTGAGAACTGAGACCGTtgtacaatatgtttttttttttttctgtctcggCTGCCTGGATGGCAGGAAGTGAGGTTGTTTGTAAAAGTAGAGGTTTCAATTTTCCTGATTTGGGATAACAGTAT encodes:
- the sema4gb gene encoding semaphorin-4G is translated as MGDQKSIQPFLLLLLMLLNRLSQLWAFPFSPSLDLDVTPRTTIFHKGMLSSNGFTGSSQNYSTLLLEEETGRLYVGGRGALYALNTSNISTSANLTIDWNASPEQKKQCLNKGRNNQTECYNHIRFLQRFNETHLYVCGTNAFRPLCAYIDIERFNFSSGFEEGRDRCPYDPAKGFTGLLIDGEMFTASQYEFRSSPDIRRNFPFPTLRTEEAPTRWLLEADFVGSVLLKESINSSIGDDDKIYFFFTERSQEQIAYPSQTKVSRVARVCKNDWGGQRTLQRKWTTFLKARMVCSVPEYELHLNILRDVFVLQGRDVQSSIFYGVFGLEWKNIKASAICQYTFSDVRRVFEGPYMEVQDSKWREYTGKVPEPRPGSCITDVHRSQGINSSRDLPDSVLTFARRHPLMAKQVHPVDLRPLMFKRSVNYVKIAVHKEPALDENLYTVLFLGTDDGWLHRAVQVGGEMHIIEELQIFAKPQPIESMVISAVQRSIYISSHSGVIQVPMSTCTRYTSCYDCVFARDPFCGWDGRVCVEISSRSQRSNLTQDISRGTRGCKENPGNVIHRRRAVMSGDDVLLQCELRSNLATPRWTLNGKELQGYGLNTGYRVGTDGLLIIGARTQQGGSYRCFAVENGVSVLVYLYTVKVHTDPYFPVEPTDSTEPTTVSSPVVFSTASPTEQPLPSPPAPLPPGANFQTYRHMEAIYISLVAVLGGLCLVLTVVLLYVSFCTRRASRSRKFSHQNLHVLGASDRKRSSHLELKTISSHCNGRQGRRSISVPTFGDFNDSFLQIIPCDDQMSPAKTPPPAPPLPNPPPLPNMDYANGLSATLPSVLRKMNGNSYVLLRQADPEGMSPLYHSFTEELNRILEQRKHTQLDMHPDESSI